A window of Variovorax sp. HW608 genomic DNA:
CGCCGCCGCGCGCTTCGGCGGCGGCGACGTGCAGTGGCTCACCGCCGGCAAGGGGATCGTGCATTCGGAGATGTTCCCGCTGCTCGATGCGGGGGCGCCGAACCCGCTGGAGCTGTTCCAGATCTGGCTCAACCTGCCCGCGCGCAGCAAGATGGCAAAGCCGCATTTCACGATGTTCTGGGCCGAGGACGTCCCGCGCTTCACCGCCACCGACACCGAGGGCCGCCAGACCGAGGTCGCCTGCATCGCGGGCAAGATCGGCCCCGTCGAGGGCGCACCCGGTGCCGGCGGTCCGCTCGCGCCGCCGCCGGATTCATGGGCCGCGCAGGCCGATGCCGACGTCGCGATCTGGACGCTCTGCATGGCGCCCGGCGCACGCTGGACCCTTCCCGCCGCGAGCGGCGAAGGCACGCGCCGGACGCTCTACTTCTTCAAGGGCCGGTCGGTGACCCTCGGCGGCCAGGGAGTGGACGCGCGCGCTGCGATCGAGCTCAACGCCAATGTCGCGGTCGAGCTGCAGAACGGCGACGAGGCGAGCGAATTCCTGCTTTTGCAGGGCCGCCCGATCGGCGAGCCGGTGGCGCAGTACGGCCCCTTCGTGATGAACACGCCGGCCGAGATCGCGCAGGCGATGGCCGACTACCGCCGCACCCAGTTCGGCGGCTGGCCGTGGCAGGACGAGGCGCCGGTGCACGGCCGCGACCCGGCCCGCTTCGCCAGGCATCCGGACGGCAGGCAAG
This region includes:
- a CDS encoding pirin family protein gives rise to the protein MTTASPIVQIKALGFPWETIDPFLFCAYHDDAYPRGNAQMGPDAPLAGRDIGQDFSRKDGWSMYHGTTVPGFPGHPHRGFETVTIVRRGLIDHSDSLGAAARFGGGDVQWLTAGKGIVHSEMFPLLDAGAPNPLELFQIWLNLPARSKMAKPHFTMFWAEDVPRFTATDTEGRQTEVACIAGKIGPVEGAPGAGGPLAPPPDSWAAQADADVAIWTLCMAPGARWTLPAASGEGTRRTLYFFKGRSVTLGGQGVDARAAIELNANVAVELQNGDEASEFLLLQGRPIGEPVAQYGPFVMNTPAEIAQAMADYRRTQFGGWPWQDEAPVHGRDPARFARHPDGRQEKPQDRAATTTA